The DNA region GATCCAATGCGTCGCACGCTGATTGCCGCTGCCACCGCCCTCACCCTCGTCGCCGGCGCCGTCCAGGCACAGACCCTGGTTGCCACCAGCAACATCATCGTCCGCGCCTTCGGCCGCAGCATCGACTTCACCTCCGATACCACCACCTCGATCCGCGACATGAAGGTGATCCGCGAAGCCCGCGACGATGCCGCCAGCTTCGTCGCCAGCGCAGGCGACATCCGCGGCGTCCAGCTGGAAGCCGCCTTCAGCACCCTGCGTGAGCGCCTGCCGGAGGCGCGCGACGCCAGCGACGAGGCCCTGGCCCAAGCCATCCTCGCACTCTGATCGCCCCCTGACCGCCGTCTTGGCCGTGCGCCTGCCCACTGTCCTGCGCTGGGTTTGCCTGGCAGGGTTGCTGGCGAGCGCAACAGTTCGGGCCGAGCTGCAACTGGACCTGAACAGTGACGGCCTGAGCGCGCCCCAGCGCCAGGCCAGCCAAGCGCTGCTGGATGAAGCCCTCGCCGCCCTGCCGCCGAGCTTCGTCCAGCGCCTCGACCGCCGCGTCGAGGTCGCCTGGGCCGATGACCTGCCCGACAACGCCTACGGCCGCGCCACCCGCATCGACGCCCTCGACCTCAACCGCGCCCTGCTGCCGGAGCTGGCCGATGGCAGCGCCGCGCAGGAAAAAACCCGCCGCCCACACGGCACCGTGCGCCGCGAACTGCTGGCCACCGTGCTCCACGAACTCACCCACCTCTACGACCGCGCCCGCTGGCGTACCCCGGCCGAGCGCAGCCTGCAGTTCCGTTGTGGCCTGGCGGCCGACAGCACCGGCCTGGTGGGGCAGCGTGGCGAATGCCGGGGGCAGGTGGCGCGGCGCTTCAGCCTCAGCGACGACCCGCGCCTGCTCGACCTCGCCGGCTGGCCGCAACAGGTCGGCCGGCGCGGTGACCGCGAGGCGGAGAACCACCAGGTCGCGCGCAGCCCGGATCTCTACGAGCTGAGCAACCCGCGCGAATTCGTCGCGGTGAACATGGAGTACTTCCTCCTCGACCCCGCCTTCGCCTGCCGCCGCCCGGCGCTTTACCGCTACCTGCGCCAGCATTTCGGCTGGGCCCCCGCGCAGCAGGCCGAGTGCGCCGGGGAGCTGGCCTACCTCAACGCCGGGCGCGACTTCGGGCGCGAACCCCTGGGCCGTCTCGACCCCGAGCGGGTCTACGAAGTGGACTACCTGTTCGCCGAAGCCAACGACAACTGGGTCAGCCGCTGGGGCCACAGCATGCTGCGCCTGGTCATCTGCGCCCCCGGCCGGCCGCGCGGCCCGGACTGCCGCCTCGACCTCGACCAGCACCTGGTGCTGTCCTATCGCGCCTTCGTCGGCGACGTGCAGCTCTCCAGCTGGGACGGCCTCACCGGCGCCTACCCCTCGCGCCTGTTCGTCCTGCCGCTATCCCAGGTGATCGACGAATACACCAAGGTCGAAATGCGCAGCCTCGCCTCGGTGCCGCTCAAGCTCGACCGCGACCAGGTGGAGCGCCTGGTGGAGCGCGCCACCGAGATGCACTGGAGCTACGACGGCGACTACTGGTTCCTCTCCAACAACTGCGCGGTGGAGACCCTCAAGCTGCTGCGCAGCGGCACCGCCGACCCGCGCCTGGCGGATCTCGACAGCATCATGCCCAACGGTTTGCTGGCCCTGCTCGAAGGGCGTGGCGTGGCCGACCCGCAACCGCTGCGCGACCCGAAGGAAGCCCTGCGCCTGGGCTACCGCTTCGACTCCTTCCGCGACCGCTACCAGGCCATGTTCGCCATCGCCCGCGAGCGCCTGGCCCTGCCCCAGGCCGATGTCGAGACCTGGCTCGACCTGCCCGCCGACCGGCGCCGACCCTGGATCGCCAACGCCGACCTGCGCGCCAGCGCCGCCCTGCTGCTGCTGGAGCAGGCGGCCATGCGCAAGCAGATGCTGCTGGCCCAGGACGAACTCAAGCGCCGCTACCTCGACAGCCGCGAGAAGCTCGGCAATGCCGAGTTCTCCAGGGCCGGCGACACCCTGGAGCAGATCCTCGCCAACAGCGGCTTCCTCAGCCGCCCGGCGGACATGCTCGAAGGCGGCTACGGCCTGCCCCAGGCCAGCGAGTGGCAGCGCCTGGAGGCCGAGAGCAGCAGCCGCCAGCAGAAGCTGCGCAGCCTCACCGACGACCTCGACCGCGAAGTGCGCCACCTGATCGACCCGCGCATCCTCGCCGAGCTGGACGCCGTGCAACTCAACCTCGACCAGCTCAGCGCCCACCTGCGCCAGCTGCACAAGGACGCCGGCGGGCTCGAGCTGCCCTGACGGCTTTGCCCCACCTCCAGCCCCACCGGTGGGCTGAAGCCCACCCTACGATCAAGGCGCAGGCCGATAGGGAATGACTTGCGCCGGAAACCATCCGCGTGGGTTTCGCTCCGCTCTACCCACCCTACTGGGTACGGCCACGCCGTGGCATGAGCCCCGTAGCTCGGGTGCGAACCGGCGTTCCGTGCACAGGACGTTCGGGGGTTTCACCCGCCCTACTGGCGTGACAGAGGTGACTACAGCTTCTCTTCCTGCTCCTCCGGCAGGCCCGGGTCCAGGTGCAGCCAGGGCAGGCGGCTGCGCACCCAGATGTGGCGGTCCGGCAGGGCCTCGGCCACATCGTCCAGGGTGGCGATGGTCACGTCCATGGTGCCCGGGGCCTGCTGGGTGAAGAGGCCGAGCAGGCAGCCGCAGCCGCCGCAGAAATAGCGCGAGCAGCCGGGGGAGGAGTGGTACTGCGCCGGCTCGCCACGGGTCCAGGTGAAGGACGCCAGTGGCACGGTGATCCAGGTGGTGACGATTCCGCCGCTGGTGCGCCGGCAGTCCGAACAGTGGCAGTGGGCGATATCGGTGAGCGGGGCTTCGATGCGGTAGCGCAGCCGCCCGCAATGGCAGCCGCCCATATGGACCTGGGTCATGGGTACGTCCTCCTGTGCAGTGGGAAAACCTAGTCGCTGCAAGGCGCATCGGCCAATGGTCGGCTTGCGGATGTGCGCGGCGTTGCACAAGATGGCCGCCTCCCGACCGGACCACCGGAACCCGATGTGACCGCACTGCTTGCAGCCCTCTGGCCCCTTTTCGCCCTGATCGTCGGCGGCTACGCGCTGCGCCTGAAGGGCTTCCCCGGCGATGCCTTCTGGCCCGCCGCCGAGCGCCTGAACTACTTCATCCTCTTCCCCGCGCTGCTGTTCAGCAGCCTGGCCACGGCGCCGCTGGACAACCCCGCGCTGCCGCGCCTGGCCCTGGCGGTGCTGCTGGGCCTGGGCGTCGGCTGGGCCGTCCTGCTCCTGGCCCGCCGCGTGATGGGCTGGCCGGCGGCACGCTTCGGCGCCGTCACCCAGGGCGTGCTGCGCTTCAACACCTACCTGGGGCTGGCGGCCATCGGCAGCCTGTTCGGCAAGGAGGGCCTGGCCATCGCCGCGCTGATGCTGGCGCTGATGGTGCCGACGGTGAACCTGCTGTCGGTGTGGTCGCTCACCGCCGAGCGCGGCGTCAGCGCGCGGGGCCTGCTGCTGCCGATGGCGAAGAACCCGCTGATCCTCGCCTGCCTCGCCGGCGCCGCCTACAACCTGGCCGGGCTCGGCCTGGGTGGCGGCATCGACCGGCTGCTCAACCTCCTGGCGGTGGCCAGCCTGCCCCTGGGCCTGCTCTGCGTCGGCGCGGCGCTGCAGCCCCGCGAGCTGGGTGGCGAGCTGGCGGCCCTGGGCTGGAACTGCGCGGCGCGCCTGCTGGCCATGCCCGCCCTGGCCTTCGCCGTGGCACGCCTGCTCGGCCTGCCGGCGATGGAGAGCAGCATCCTGGTGCTGTTCTTCGCCCTGCCGACGGCCCCCACCGCCTATGTGCTGACCCGCCAGCTGGGCGGCGACGGCCACCTGATGGCGGGGATCATCACCCTGCAGACGCTGCTCTCCGGCGCCACGCTGGTGGCCGTGCTGGCGCTGCTGCAGGCTGGGCCGGGCTGACCGCCCGTCAGGATTTCGCAGCACGTTCGCCGCCGATTCCCGGCGAAAGCTGGCTGAAAGCTTCGCCCCTTAGCATCGCCCCACCGCCGGCGAAGACCGGCCGCCGGGTGCTGCACCCGCTCCACCCGGCAACCCCGACAACAACAAGATGGGTGATTGCCATGCTCCGCTCCTGCCGCCTCAACGGCCTCGTTCCGCCCCCTCTCCGTACCCGACCCGCGCGCTGATCCAGCCCCGCCCTCGCCCTCGTCCGGAGATTCCCCATGCTGACCTTCCTCGGCTTCGCCATGGTCATGACCTTCATGTACCTGATCATGACCAAGCGCCTGTCCGCGCTGATCGCGCTGATCATCGTCCCCATCGCCTTCGCCCTGCTCGGCGGCTTCGCGGCCGGCATCGGCCCGATGATGCTGGAGGGCATCGGCAAGCTCGCGCCCACCGGCGTGATGCTGATGTTCGCCATCCTCTACTTCGCCCTGATGATCGACTCCGGGCTGTTCGACCCCGCCGTGCGCGCCATCCTGCGCCTGGTCAAGGGTGACCCGCTGAAGGTCTCGGTGGGCACCGCCGCGCTGGCGCTGATCGTCTCCCTCGACGGTGACGGCGCCACCACCTACATGATCTGCGTGGCTGCGCTGCTGCCGCTCTACAGCCGCCTGGGCATGAGCCCGCTGATCATGGCGGGGCTGATCATCCTCGCCGGCGGCATCATGAACATGACCCCCTGGGGCGGCCCCACCGCCCGCGCCGCCAGCGCCCTGCACGTGGACCCGTCGGACATCTTCGTGCCGATGATCCCGGCCATGATCGCCGGCTCCCTGGCCCTGTTCGGCCTGGCCTGGGCCTATGGCAAGCGCGAGCGCGCCCGCCTCGGCGTGCTGCACCTCCCGGACGAGCCGACCCGCCACGACGAGATCAGCGTCTCCCAGTACCCGGAAGCGCGCCGGCCGAAACTCTTGTGGGTGAACGCGGCGCTGACGGCCGCCCTGATGGTCACGCTGATCGCCGGCCTGCTGCCACTGCCGGTGCTGTTCATGATCGCCTTCAGCATCGCCATGATCATCAACTACCCCTGCCTGCAGCAGCAGAAGGAGCGCGTCGCGGCCCATGCCGGCAACGTGCTGGCGGTGGTGGGGCTGATCTTCGCCGCCGGCATCTTCACCGGCATCCTCACCGGCACCGGCATGGTGGAGGCCATGTCCAAGAGCCTGCTGGCGGTGATCCCGCCCGCCCTCGGGCCCTACATGGCGGTGATCACGGCGCTGGTGAGCATGCCCTTCACCTTCTTCATGTCCAACGACGCTTTTTATTACGGCGTGTTGCCGGTGCTCGCCGAGGCGGCGGCCCATTACGGCATCAGCCCGGTGGAGATGGCGCGGGCCTCAATCGTAGGCCAGCCGGTGCACCTGCTCAGTCCGCTGGTGCCCTCCACCTACCTGCTGGTGGGCCTGGCGAAGATCGAATTCGGCGACCACCAGCGCTTCACGTTGAAGTGGGCGGTGATGATCTGTCTGTGTATCCTGCTCGCCGCACTGTTACTCGGCGTGTTCCCGCTGTTCGGTACACACTGAACCGCAGGCGACGCGCCCTCGCCGAAGCCGGAAATGCGCCTGCGCACGTTCCGGCTTCGGCGTGCTCCAACCCCCTGACCGCTGAACACACGAGGAATCCGCATCATGGAATGGCTGACCAGCCCGGAAATCTGGGTCGCCTTCTTCACCCTGACTGCCCTGGAGATCGTCCTGGGCATCGACAACATCATCATGATCGCCATCCTCGTGGGCCGCATGCCGCCGCACATGCAGGCACGCACCCGCTTCTTCGGCCTGGCGCTGGCGATGATCACGCGCATCATGCTGCTGCTGTCGATCACCTGGATCATGCGGCTCACCGCCGACCTGTTCCACGTCTTCGGCCAGGGCATCTCCGGGCGCGACCTGATCCTGTTCTTCGGCGGCCTGTTCCTCCTGTGGAAGAGCAGCACCGAGATGTACCACAGCCTCGAAGGCGAGGATGAAGCCGAGCAGCCGCAGGCCGGCGGCGCCGCGCGCAACTTCATCGGCACCATCATCCAGATCGCCATCATCGACATCGTGTTCTCCCTGGACTCGGTGATCACCGCCGTGGGCATGGTGTCCCACGTGCCGGTGATGGTCGCCGCGATCGTCGTCGCCGTGCTGGTGATGATGGCCGCCGCCGGCACCATCAGCGACTTCATCGACAAGCACCCGAGCCTGAAGATGCTGGCACTGTCCTTCCTGGTGGTGGTCGGTACCGTGCTCATCGCCGAGTCGTTCGAAGTCCACGTGCCCAAGGGCTACGTCTACTTCGCCATGGCCTTCTCCCTGGCCGTGGAAGCGCTGAACATCCGCATGCGCACCGCGCGCGGGCGCAAGGAAGACCCGGTCAAGCTGCGCAAGGACATCCCGGGGGAATGAGCCCGGACATAAGCGCCAGCTGAAATGAAGAACGGGGCCGAATGGCCCCGTTTTTCATGGGTGGGTGAACGCCGGCTCACACCGGCTCGAACCGCTCGCCTCGGAAGCAGCGCACCGGGTTGCCGCGCTCCACCCGGTGGTGGAACAGGCGGCGCTCCGCGCGCAGGGCGCCGTCCGCCTCCTCGGCCCGCTGCGCCAGGCGCTGGCCGATGAGCAGGACGGCCAGGCGCTTGTTGGCGTGCTGGCTGCGCTCGCTCTGCACCTTGACGCTGATGCCGCTGGCCAGGTGGGTGGCGCGCACCGCCGAGTCGGTGGTGTTGACGTGCTGGCCGCCCGGCCCCGAGGCACGCAGCGCTTCGAAGCGGATCTCGCCTTCGAGGCTGGCCGGCGGTGCGGCGAACCGCGCCCCGCCGAAGAACCAGTTCTTGCGCCCGTGGTTGGGCCGGTAGGGGCTGGGGCAGGTCCATTGCAGGGAACCTTCCCAGCGCCCGGCCAGCGCGTCCGCATGCGCGCCGTCCAGGGCCAGGAGCACGGAGGCGAGGGTGCCGCGACGCGCGCCCTCCTCCCGCTCCAGTACCTGCGCCTGCACGTCCAGCGTGGCGGCTTCGTCCAGCAGCCGTTGCAGCGCCTTGGCCACCGCCAGGGCGCATTCGTCCGGCCCCTGGGCCGCCGAGAGTTGCAGGAGGATCATCAGCAGCACCCTCCGCGCGTCTTGTAGGTCAGCACCGGCTTGAGCCGCGCCAGCACCTGCACCAGCCCGGCGTCACGCAGGGCACCGACCACCGAGTCGATGGCCTTGTAGGCTTCCGGCGCTTCCTCGTAGATCAGCGCGCGGTCGGCGCAGATCACCCGGCTGCCGAGGGCGGTGCGTTCCAGTTGCTCGACGCTGTAGCGCTTGGCGAGGCGGTCCT from Pseudomonas tohonis includes:
- a CDS encoding TerC family protein; this translates as MEWLTSPEIWVAFFTLTALEIVLGIDNIIMIAILVGRMPPHMQARTRFFGLALAMITRIMLLLSITWIMRLTADLFHVFGQGISGRDLILFFGGLFLLWKSSTEMYHSLEGEDEAEQPQAGGAARNFIGTIIQIAIIDIVFSLDSVITAVGMVSHVPVMVAAIVVAVLVMMAAAGTISDFIDKHPSLKMLALSFLVVVGTVLIAESFEVHVPKGYVYFAMAFSLAVEALNIRMRTARGRKEDPVKLRKDIPGE
- the prfH gene encoding peptide chain release factor H, with product MILLQLSAAQGPDECALAVAKALQRLLDEAATLDVQAQVLEREEGARRGTLASVLLALDGAHADALAGRWEGSLQWTCPSPYRPNHGRKNWFFGGARFAAPPASLEGEIRFEALRASGPGGQHVNTTDSAVRATHLASGISVKVQSERSQHANKRLAVLLIGQRLAQRAEEADGALRAERRLFHHRVERGNPVRCFRGERFEPV
- a CDS encoding CitMHS family transporter, whose product is MLTFLGFAMVMTFMYLIMTKRLSALIALIIVPIAFALLGGFAAGIGPMMLEGIGKLAPTGVMLMFAILYFALMIDSGLFDPAVRAILRLVKGDPLKVSVGTAALALIVSLDGDGATTYMICVAALLPLYSRLGMSPLIMAGLIILAGGIMNMTPWGGPTARAASALHVDPSDIFVPMIPAMIAGSLALFGLAWAYGKRERARLGVLHLPDEPTRHDEISVSQYPEARRPKLLWVNAALTAALMVTLIAGLLPLPVLFMIAFSIAMIINYPCLQQQKERVAAHAGNVLAVVGLIFAAGIFTGILTGTGMVEAMSKSLLAVIPPALGPYMAVITALVSMPFTFFMSNDAFYYGVLPVLAEAAAHYGISPVEMARASIVGQPVHLLSPLVPSTYLLVGLAKIEFGDHQRFTLKWAVMICLCILLAALLLGVFPLFGTH
- a CDS encoding DUF2388 domain-containing protein, coding for MRRTLIAAATALTLVAGAVQAQTLVATSNIIVRAFGRSIDFTSDTTTSIRDMKVIREARDDAASFVASAGDIRGVQLEAAFSTLRERLPEARDASDEALAQAILAL
- a CDS encoding AEC family transporter yields the protein MRGVAQDGRLPTGPPEPDVTALLAALWPLFALIVGGYALRLKGFPGDAFWPAAERLNYFILFPALLFSSLATAPLDNPALPRLALAVLLGLGVGWAVLLLARRVMGWPAARFGAVTQGVLRFNTYLGLAAIGSLFGKEGLAIAALMLALMVPTVNLLSVWSLTAERGVSARGLLLPMAKNPLILACLAGAAYNLAGLGLGGGIDRLLNLLAVASLPLGLLCVGAALQPRELGGELAALGWNCAARLLAMPALAFAVARLLGLPAMESSILVLFFALPTAPTAYVLTRQLGGDGHLMAGIITLQTLLSGATLVAVLALLQAGPG
- a CDS encoding GFA family protein, giving the protein MTQVHMGGCHCGRLRYRIEAPLTDIAHCHCSDCRRTSGGIVTTWITVPLASFTWTRGEPAQYHSSPGCSRYFCGGCGCLLGLFTQQAPGTMDVTIATLDDVAEALPDRHIWVRSRLPWLHLDPGLPEEQEEKL
- a CDS encoding DUF4105 domain-containing protein; the protein is MPTVLRWVCLAGLLASATVRAELQLDLNSDGLSAPQRQASQALLDEALAALPPSFVQRLDRRVEVAWADDLPDNAYGRATRIDALDLNRALLPELADGSAAQEKTRRPHGTVRRELLATVLHELTHLYDRARWRTPAERSLQFRCGLAADSTGLVGQRGECRGQVARRFSLSDDPRLLDLAGWPQQVGRRGDREAENHQVARSPDLYELSNPREFVAVNMEYFLLDPAFACRRPALYRYLRQHFGWAPAQQAECAGELAYLNAGRDFGREPLGRLDPERVYEVDYLFAEANDNWVSRWGHSMLRLVICAPGRPRGPDCRLDLDQHLVLSYRAFVGDVQLSSWDGLTGAYPSRLFVLPLSQVIDEYTKVEMRSLASVPLKLDRDQVERLVERATEMHWSYDGDYWFLSNNCAVETLKLLRSGTADPRLADLDSIMPNGLLALLEGRGVADPQPLRDPKEALRLGYRFDSFRDRYQAMFAIARERLALPQADVETWLDLPADRRRPWIANADLRASAALLLLEQAAMRKQMLLAQDELKRRYLDSREKLGNAEFSRAGDTLEQILANSGFLSRPADMLEGGYGLPQASEWQRLEAESSSRQQKLRSLTDDLDREVRHLIDPRILAELDAVQLNLDQLSAHLRQLHKDAGGLELP